A genomic segment from Desulfurispirillum indicum S5 encodes:
- the acpP gene encoding acyl carrier protein — translation MSIEQKVKEIVAEQLGVGIDTVNNESSFIDDLGADSLDTVELIMALEEEFGLEIPDDEAEKIVTVQDAISYIENNG, via the coding sequence ATGTCCATTGAGCAAAAAGTGAAAGAAATTGTAGCAGAGCAACTTGGTGTAGGAATCGACACGGTAAACAACGAGAGCTCTTTCATTGATGACCTGGGCGCCGACAGCCTGGATACCGTGGAACTGATCATGGCCCTGGAAGAAGAGTTCGGCCTTGAGATTCCCGATGACGAAGCCGAAAAAATTGTCACCGTACAGGACGCCATCAGCTACATCGAAAACAACGGCTGA
- the fabF gene encoding beta-ketoacyl-ACP synthase II, whose product MKRRVVVTGLGAVSPVGNTVAQSWESLIAGKSGIAPITHFDASEFPARIAGEVKDYEIDEAIVSKKDQKKMDRFIHFAMTSAAEAAKDAGITYPLAEADAVRCGVIIGSGMGGLPAIEKWHTTALEKGYKRLTPFFIPMVIVNLASGQAAILLNAKGPNACNVTACATGTHSIGDAFKIIQRGDADLMFAGGTEAAITSLGIGGFASMTALSTRNDEPQKASRPFDRDRDGFVMAEGAGVLVLEELERAKARGARIYAEVLGYGMTCDAYHMTSPAPEGEGAARCMQMVLDDAGMKPEQVDYINAHGTSTFYNDLNETKAIKSTFGTYASKLKVSSTKSMVGHMLGAAGGFEAVVCCKVLETGIMPPTINCDNPGDECDLDYIPHQAVRGEVNCTISNSFGFGGTNASLLFAKYTG is encoded by the coding sequence ATGAAAAGAAGAGTTGTTGTCACCGGACTTGGAGCTGTCAGCCCTGTAGGGAACACCGTTGCACAGTCCTGGGAGTCGCTGATCGCCGGAAAATCCGGTATCGCTCCCATCACTCACTTCGATGCCAGCGAATTTCCCGCACGCATTGCCGGTGAAGTGAAAGACTACGAGATCGACGAGGCCATTGTCTCTAAAAAAGACCAGAAGAAAATGGATCGTTTTATTCATTTTGCCATGACCTCAGCGGCTGAAGCAGCCAAAGACGCCGGCATCACCTATCCTCTTGCCGAGGCCGACGCCGTACGCTGCGGCGTCATCATCGGCTCAGGCATGGGAGGTCTTCCCGCCATTGAGAAATGGCACACGACCGCCCTGGAGAAGGGCTACAAACGCCTGACGCCCTTTTTTATCCCCATGGTCATCGTCAACCTGGCATCGGGACAGGCGGCCATTCTCCTGAACGCCAAAGGCCCCAACGCCTGTAACGTGACGGCATGCGCCACCGGAACTCATTCCATCGGCGACGCCTTTAAAATCATTCAGCGTGGTGACGCTGACCTGATGTTTGCCGGTGGCACAGAAGCCGCAATCACCTCCCTGGGCATTGGCGGCTTTGCTTCCATGACAGCGCTGTCAACCCGCAACGATGAGCCCCAGAAAGCCTCCCGCCCCTTTGACCGCGATCGCGACGGCTTTGTCATGGCCGAAGGGGCCGGTGTCCTCGTACTCGAGGAACTGGAGCGCGCCAAGGCACGTGGAGCACGGATTTACGCTGAAGTGCTCGGCTATGGCATGACCTGTGACGCCTACCATATGACCAGCCCGGCCCCAGAAGGCGAAGGCGCAGCACGCTGCATGCAGATGGTACTCGACGATGCCGGCATGAAGCCCGAGCAGGTCGATTACATCAACGCCCACGGCACCAGCACCTTTTACAATGACCTCAACGAAACCAAGGCCATCAAGAGCACCTTTGGCACCTACGCCTCAAAGCTGAAAGTCAGCTCAACCAAATCCATGGTGGGGCACATGCTTGGAGCAGCCGGGGGCTTTGAAGCCGTCGTATGCTGCAAGGTTCTGGAAACCGGCATCATGCCTCCTACTATCAACTGTGATAATCCCGGCGACGAGTGCGACCTCGACTACATCCCTCACCAGGCGGTGCGGGGTGAAGTAAACTGCACCATCAGCAACTCCTTTGGTTTTGGTGGTACCAACGCCTCACTGCTCTTTGCCAAATACACAGGCTGA
- the rnc gene encoding ribonuclease III: MNDHCCSQERIAPLEERLGYVFMRKELLHTALTHRSFFHSNRKSAENNERLEFLGDSVLGLIISHYLLESFPAQSEGKLSKIRSFIVNEKTLSRVAREKIQLGRYLFIGKGEENTGGRNKASILADAMEAVVAAIYLDGGLNAARNIILELMSEEIESTVFSNRHRDYKTELQELSQGSLSLAPEYRVEREWGPDHQKHFAVSLYLHDQVYGHGEGTSKKSAEQKAARAAMEKLRAELEKKRDEVTG, from the coding sequence ATGAACGACCACTGCTGCAGCCAGGAACGTATCGCCCCCCTGGAGGAACGGCTGGGTTATGTTTTTATGCGCAAGGAATTGCTGCATACCGCCCTCACCCACCGCTCCTTCTTTCATAGCAATCGAAAATCGGCCGAGAACAACGAGCGCCTGGAATTCCTGGGCGACTCGGTTCTCGGCCTTATTATCAGCCACTATCTGCTTGAGAGCTTCCCCGCCCAAAGCGAAGGAAAGCTCAGCAAGATCCGCTCCTTTATCGTCAACGAAAAGACCCTCTCCCGCGTTGCCCGTGAAAAGATTCAGCTGGGGCGCTATCTCTTCATCGGCAAAGGAGAAGAGAACACCGGCGGACGGAACAAGGCCAGCATTCTCGCTGATGCCATGGAGGCTGTTGTTGCGGCGATTTACCTGGACGGCGGTCTTAATGCCGCTCGCAACATCATACTGGAACTCATGTCAGAGGAGATTGAGTCAACCGTCTTCAGTAATCGCCACCGCGACTACAAAACCGAGTTGCAGGAACTCAGCCAGGGCTCGCTGTCACTGGCACCGGAATACCGGGTAGAACGGGAGTGGGGCCCCGACCACCAGAAACACTTTGCGGTCAGCCTCTATTTGCACGACCAGGTTTACGGCCATGGTGAAGGAACTTCAAAAAAAAGTGCCGAGCAGAAGGCAGCCCGAGCTGCCATGGAAAAGCTGCGGGCAGAACTCGAAAAAAAGCGGGATGAGGTTACGGGATGA